The nucleotide window ATGATGTACGAGGCGGTCGATATCGTCAATGGTAAAGCGAAGTTAGAGGTTTCAGGTAATGTCGAAATCGGCGATTTGGAAAATTTGGCGAAAACCCAGGTAGACTTTATCTCTACAGGCGCAATCACCAAACACTTGCGCTCGATAGATTTATCGATGCGTTTTAAAATGAAAAAAGCCTAAAACCTTATTTGAAACAGTTAGACAGAGTTCAACCTTTTAATTTTCCATGAGATACCCATTGTGACCGAACACATATTACTGCATGTTGTTTTACTGCTAACCATTGCCGTCATCACGGTATCTCTGTCTAGAAGATTGCACTTCCCGCCCATTCTTGGCTATATCATTGTCGGTATAATCGTTGGTCCGAACGGTTTCGGCTGGATTCAAAAAGAAGAAAACATCGAACTGCTAGCTGAGTTTGGCATTGTTTTTCTGTTATTCGCAATTGGTTTAGAGTTCTCTTTTTCGCAAATGTATGCCATGCGCAAACAGGTATTCGGTCTGGGCACGGCTCAGGTTTTCACCACCGCCGGGGTAATCTACCTAATCGGCACTTTAGCAGGCCTGGATACCAATACAACAATCGTCATTGCCGGTGCTTTTGCTCTATCCTCAACGGCGATAGTCATCAAGCAGCTCACCGAGCAATCTGAAATCCAATCAAGACATGGGCGCTCGGCAGTCGGCATCTTGATCTTTCAAGACATCATGGCCATCCCTTTATTGATTTTGATTCCGACTTTGGCGTTAAGTGGCGGTGATGATGGCGTACTGACCTGGGCGTTGACCATGGCCTTTTTAAAGGGTGTTTTAGTCGTCGTGATTATGCACCTGATTGGTAAGTACCTTTTAAGACCTCTTTTTCATGAAGTCGCATCCGCTAAATCACAAGAACTCTTCACCCTGACCGTCTTAACGGTAGCGTTGAGTGCCGCCGCATTTACAGAAGGAATGGGACTATCCATGACCTTAGGTGCTTTCTTAGCGGGTATGATGTTGAGTGAAACCGAATACCGCCACCAAATCGAATCGGATATTCGCCCTTTCCAAGACATTCTGTTAGGACTGTTTTTTGTAACGGTTGGTATGCTCATCTCGATTGAGATTCTAGCCAGTCACTTCTGGATGGTCATCGCGGTCACCCTAGCCATTTTCATTATCAAAGGTGCCATACTCTATTTAGTCTCCAGACTATTCAAGAAAGAAGGCGGGGTTTCTCTACGCATCGCCCTCTCGCTCTCCCAAGTAGGGGAATTCGGGCTGGTGTTGATGACCCTGGCCTTCACCTACAAATTGCTACCCGAAGAGATTGGCAATATCCTACTGACAGCAGCGGTGTTAAGCATGTCGATTGCGCCGTTCTTAGTGAAATTCAACGGCAAAATCGCCAAAAGACTGCACAAGTCCTCTTACACAATGAGTCATCACGAAATCGAAAACACCATCGCAGAAGACAACAAGCACATTCAAGATCACGTCATTCTCTGTGGTTTTGGGCGTGTAGGTCAGACCGTGAGTCGTTTTTTACACAACTCAAACAATCGTTTTATCGCTTTGGATATGGATATCAAACGTGTTCACGAAGCTCGTGCTGCAGGGGAAAGTGTATATTATGGAGACGCCTCTAAAGAAAACATTTTAAATGCGGCCTCCTTAAGTAAAGCCAAATCGGTGATCATCACCTTCAGTGACTTCCATGCCTCAATGAAAATTCTGAAAACGGTTCGTAGACTTGATCCCAACATCCCTATTTTGGTGAGAACGTTGGATGATCAGCATGTTAACGAGCTCACTGAAGCGGGTGCCAATGAAGTGGTACCGGATACCTTCGAATCCAGCATCATGCTGGCATCGCATCTGTTATTGATGATTGGCGAACCACCTAGCCAAGTATTAAAACAGACCCGAAACATCCGTAAGAACCGCTACAAGACCTTGGAGAACTTCTATCCAGGGGAAGATGATAACCCGTTAGAACAACACCAGGTTATGAAAGGGATCATTCATACGGTATTGATTGAAGGCTCGATGTTTTCGGTTGGCAAAACCTTGAAGGAATTGAAGCTTACCGACTTTAATGTCCACGTGGAGGCGATAAAACGCGGGCATATTCGTGGCGAAAGGCCATCCGTAGAGACCGCTTTAAGACTAGACGATCATTTGGTATTGAGCGGTTTACCAGAAGATATTGAACGCGCGGATAAGTTTCTTAAAACGGGCAGGCAAAATTAAAAAAGCACCTTAAAAGTCTAGGTGCTTCTCTAAAAACGTTTATGGTAGTGAAATAGCCATGAATCGAACCATCAAGTGCCTATTTACAAGGCTTCTAGCAATACTTTTGACAAAGCCCTTTCAATACCAGGTCGGTTAAACTCACCATACCGACGATTTTTCGGTTCTCCATCACAGGGGCACGAGATAAACCCAGACGTTTAAAAAGTCGAGCACAATAACGAATATCCATTTCCGGGTCGACACTCACCACGGGCTTGGTCATGATTTCATAGACATTCACCCGCTCTGGTGAACGGTCTTTCCCCAGTACTTCGGTGGCAATATCATTCAACAAGACAATGCCATATTCATCATTTTCATCACGACGCTGCACGATAATCGATTTATTCTGTTTATGCTCCATCGTCCTTAAAACATCCGAAACAGTCATCATGCCGTCAACCACGTCAACATCCACCTTCATGACGTCCTTGACTTTAATTACCTCTGAACTCATATCTCATCCTCTACTAATTCAGTCAACTTTTGCACCTGATGGCCAAGCCCTACAGCATCTTCAACATCGACTTGAATGGCGATACCCGTGCCAGGCGAATCATCAAACTCACCCACTTCGGCAATCCGTTCCAAAATCTTTCGGCTAAGATGTTCTTCGACCAAAAACAGCGCAACTTCACGTTGAGTTTCCAAACTCAAACCAAAAAAAGTAACCGGTGAATCCAAACCTTCACCACGAGCATTACTAATCACCGTTGCCCCTGTTGCCCCGGCATCTCTGGCACCAGCCATAACCGCTTCTATTTTTGAGTCTTCCACAAACGCGATAATCAGTTTAAATTTCATCTCTCTTCCTCCGAGTGATTGAAAGCCTATAAGGGATATTCCGTTTAAAAATAAGTCATTCTTTGGACTGGCTGCCAGCCAAAAGTTGTTGCTGTGTTCGTTGCTGTTTTATTGCCCGATATTCGGCTATTTGCGCATAAGCCATGACCGACATGATTGGGAACAAGCTCGCAAACGCAATCAGACCAAAACCATCAATCAGAGCACTTCTTCCCGGCACTGTTTCAGCCAATCCCAGGCCAAGCGCAGCAACCAACGGTACCGTTACGGTCGAGGTGGTCACCCCGCCAGAGTCATAGGCTAAGGGCACTATCATGCGCGGTGCATAAAAAGTTTGGATTACCACCACAATATACCCTGCAATAATAAACCAATGTATAGGGTAACCGGTAACAATTCTAAAGGTACCCAATGAAATCCCTAGCGCCACACCTAAAGCGACCGCAATACGTAACCCCCAAGTACCGATGGCACCCCCGGAAACCTCTTGAGCTTTAAGGGCAACGGCTAACAATGAAGGCTCGGCGATGGTGGTACTAAAACCTATAGCAAAGGCGAAAATATACACCCAATAATAATCTTGCCAACTGAACACAAAACCTTCTACCAGGGTTTTACCAAAAATGAACTCCGGATTGGTGAGCTGCTCAGCCATTAATCGTCCAATTGGAAACAGGGTTTGCTCCAAGCCTTGTAAAAAGAAGGCTAGGCCAACCAACACAAATACAAACCCGGTCGCCACTTTCTTCAGATTAGGAATCTTTTGCTTTAACACCAACACCTGAAAACCGAGCAAGATGCCTAGAATCGGCAGAACATCAAAAACGGTATCAAACAGAATGCTGATAAAACGCGCTACATAGAGTAATAAGGTTTCCAATCAGTTCACCATACCTAAATAGCCATTCCATAGGCCATAACAAAAATCATCGGTGTCAAGGAAGCAAAGGCAATCAGACCAAAGCCGTCTATCATCGGGTTACGCCCTTTGATGGAGGATGCCAACCCAACCCCTAATGCCGTCACTAAGGGCACGGTGATTGTTGAGGTCGTCACTCCACCTGAGTCGTAAGCGATACCGATAATCTCTTCTGGAGCGAAGCTGGTCATAATCACGACCAGGATATAACCACCGATAATAAACCAATGGATTGGCCAGCCTTTTAAAATCCTCAAAACGCCTAAGACTATCGCAAAGCCGACCGATAACGCCACGGTTAGGCGTAAACCATCCGCATAACCTTGTTTGGCGGCGGTAGCATTGGCTATGACCCCACCGGTTGCAGCTACTTTAGCGGCTTCATCAGCCACCGCTATCAGAGCGGGTTCTGCCACTGTCGTACCAAACCCCAATGCAAAAGCAAACAACAGCAACCATAAGACCGAGCCCTTTTTTGCGAAGGCATAAGCCATGGTTTCGCCAATGGGGAAAAGCCCCATTTCCAGACCGTAGACAAAAAAGGTCAACCCCAACACCACAAAAAAGGTACCGAACAATAGGTCAAGCATATTGGGTAAAGGTTGTTGCAGTACAAGCAACTGAAAGAAAGCGATAACGACAATAATC belongs to Thiomicrorhabdus immobilis and includes:
- a CDS encoding cation:proton antiporter, which produces MTEHILLHVVLLLTIAVITVSLSRRLHFPPILGYIIVGIIVGPNGFGWIQKEENIELLAEFGIVFLLFAIGLEFSFSQMYAMRKQVFGLGTAQVFTTAGVIYLIGTLAGLDTNTTIVIAGAFALSSTAIVIKQLTEQSEIQSRHGRSAVGILIFQDIMAIPLLILIPTLALSGGDDGVLTWALTMAFLKGVLVVVIMHLIGKYLLRPLFHEVASAKSQELFTLTVLTVALSAAAFTEGMGLSMTLGAFLAGMMLSETEYRHQIESDIRPFQDILLGLFFVTVGMLISIEILASHFWMVIAVTLAIFIIKGAILYLVSRLFKKEGGVSLRIALSLSQVGEFGLVLMTLAFTYKLLPEEIGNILLTAAVLSMSIAPFLVKFNGKIAKRLHKSSYTMSHHEIENTIAEDNKHIQDHVILCGFGRVGQTVSRFLHNSNNRFIALDMDIKRVHEARAAGESVYYGDASKENILNAASLSKAKSVIITFSDFHASMKILKTVRRLDPNIPILVRTLDDQHVNELTEAGANEVVPDTFESSIMLASHLLLMIGEPPSQVLKQTRNIRKNRYKTLENFYPGEDDNPLEQHQVMKGIIHTVLIEGSMFSVGKTLKELKLTDFNVHVEAIKRGHIRGERPSVETALRLDDHLVLSGLPEDIERADKFLKTGRQN
- a CDS encoding P-II family nitrogen regulator; translated protein: MKFKLIIAFVEDSKIEAVMAGARDAGATGATVISNARGEGLDSPVTFFGLSLETQREVALFLVEEHLSRKILERIAEVGEFDDSPGTGIAIQVDVEDAVGLGHQVQKLTELVEDEI
- a CDS encoding DUF1538 domain-containing protein codes for the protein METLLLYVARFISILFDTVFDVLPILGILLGFQVLVLKQKIPNLKKVATGFVFVLVGLAFFLQGLEQTLFPIGRLMAEQLTNPEFIFGKTLVEGFVFSWQDYYWVYIFAFAIGFSTTIAEPSLLAVALKAQEVSGGAIGTWGLRIAVALGVALGISLGTFRIVTGYPIHWFIIAGYIVVVIQTFYAPRMIVPLAYDSGGVTTSTVTVPLVAALGLGLAETVPGRSALIDGFGLIAFASLFPIMSVMAYAQIAEYRAIKQQRTQQQLLAGSQSKE
- a CDS encoding CBS domain-containing protein, translating into MSSEVIKVKDVMKVDVDVVDGMMTVSDVLRTMEHKQNKSIIVQRRDENDEYGIVLLNDIATEVLGKDRSPERVNVYEIMTKPVVSVDPEMDIRYCARLFKRLGLSRAPVMENRKIVGMVSLTDLVLKGLCQKYC
- a CDS encoding DUF1538 domain-containing protein yields the protein MQKSLIALFHSMVSSLRDLLPIIVVIAFFQLLVLQQPLPNMLDLLFGTFFVVLGLTFFVYGLEMGLFPIGETMAYAFAKKGSVLWLLLFAFALGFGTTVAEPALIAVADEAAKVAATGGVIANATAAKQGYADGLRLTVALSVGFAIVLGVLRILKGWPIHWFIIGGYILVVIMTSFAPEEIIGIAYDSGGVTTSTITVPLVTALGVGLASSIKGRNPMIDGFGLIAFASLTPMIFVMAYGMAI